One Alnus glutinosa chromosome 3, dhAlnGlut1.1, whole genome shotgun sequence genomic region harbors:
- the LOC133864304 gene encoding U-box domain-containing protein 33-like, with protein MMEETLCVALGENVKENRSILLWALQNSGGKKICIIHVHQPAQMIPFMGTRWPASSLQENEVMAYREIQRLNMNKILIEYLFICRQMGARADTLHTEMDCIGMGIVELISQHGIKELVMGAAADKHYAKKLADLKSKKAIYVCLQAPIFCQIKFICKGHLINTREGILNGADAEVRSSLLQASEDTKTGLSTNLRLSSVEENNGVIPINPDQDSLCSESFGGNRTDISSLNCTEELSTPWSRLDVGGSSEEWGRFSRRYSPSSGYLICPSPQVVDVEMIPSVRIEVVENGLENLHHSSPLSVLDKKIDDTPYAQLEKAMAEAENARREAFQESARRGKAKKVAIEAMRRAKVSKSLCAKESKQRKEIERTLAKEKEKLEKMKKQQDEITEELRIALDKKSLLENQIAETDQMVQGLELGITSALELMEKYKKESDELKIERGNALKEVQALRSKQGEVLSIFSDFSYSEIKEATQNFDPSLKIGEGRHRSIYKGLLRHTQVAIKVLHHYSMEEPLGFQHEIDIFSTLRHPNLITLIGSCQEACALIYEYLPKGSLEDRLRCKNGTPPLSWQTRIRIATELCSVLIFLHSSKPTGIVHGDLTPANILLDDNFCSKLSDFGICHLLPHDQSSKKTTLGTFAYMDPEFLSTAELTLKSDVYSFGIILLQLLTGRPALRITNDMQHAIDAGKLKELLDALAGDWPFEQAEQLAYLALRCCALTQKSRPDLQSEVWTLLEPMRASCGGSSSIRLGYEEPPEPPRYLICPISHEVMRHPYVAADGYTYEGEAFRKWLESGHDTSPITNLKLEHCNLVPNHALRSAVQECWNKH; from the exons ATGATGGAAGAAACATTGTGTGTTGCGCTGGGAGAAAATGTGAAAGAGAACAGATCAATCCTGTTATGGGCATTACAGAACTCTGGAGGCAAAAAGATTTGCATCATTCACGTTCATCAACCTGCCCAGATGATCCCCTTCA TGGGTACAAGATGGCCTGCAAGCTCACTGCAGGAAAATGAAGTGATGGCATACCGGGAAATTCAGAGGCTAAATATGAATAAGATCCTTATTGAATACCTTTTTATCTGCCGCCAAATGGGG GCACGGGCAGATACACTGCATACTGAAATGGACTGTATTGGGATGGGAATTGTGGAACTCATCTCCCAGCATGGGATTAAGGAGCTTGTTATGGGAGCAGCAGCAGACAAGCACTATGCAAA GAAACTGGCGGACCTTAAGTCTAAGAAAGCCATCTATGTGTGCCTACAAGCACCTATTTTCTGTCAAATCAAATTCATCTGCAAAGGGCACCTTATCAACACCAG GGAAGGTATCTTAAATGGGGCGGATGCAGAGGTCAGATCCTCTTTGCTGCAAGCAAGTGAAGACACTAAAACAGGACTCTCAACCAACTTGAGATTATCATCTGTGGAGGAAAATAATGGAGTAATTCCCATCAATCCAGATCAAGATTCACTCTGCAGTGAAAGTTTTGGAGGAAACAGAACAGATATTTCCTCCCTCAATTGTACTGAAGAGCTCTCAACTCCATGGAGCAGGTTGGATGTAGGAGGGAGTTCAGAAGAATGGGGTAGATTTTCAAGGAGGTATTCTCCAAGTTCAGGTTATTTAATATGCCCATCACCTCAAGTGGTTGATGTAGAAATGATTCCATCTGTGAGGATTGAGGTGGTTGAGAATGGATTAGAGAATCTTCATCATTCATCCCCTCTCAGTGTATTG GACAAGAAAATAGATGATACTCCTTATGCTCAACTTGAAAAAGCTATGGCAGAGGCTGAAAATGCGAGGCGTGAAGCATTTCAAGAGTCAGCCAGGCGTGGAAAAGCTAAAAAAGTTGCCATTGAGGCTATGCGAAGG GCAAAGGTGTCAAAAAGCTTATGTGCCAAGGAgtcaaaacaaaggaaagaaatTGAGCGAACACtagcaaaagagaaagaaaaacttgaaaagatgaagaaacaGCAAGATGAAATCACGGAAGAACTCAGGATTGCGCTGGATAAAAAATCATTACTAGAGAACCAAATTGCAGAAACTGATCAAATGGTACAAGGTTTGGAGCTGGGGATTACCTCTGCTTTGGAACTAATGGAAAAGTACAAAAAAGAATCTGATGAATTGAAGATAGAGCGTGGTAATGCACTAAAAGAAGTTCAAGCGCTGAGAAGCAAACAAGGAGAGGTCTTAAGCATCTTCTCTGATTTCTCATATTCAGAGATTAAGGAAGCGACTCAAAACTTTGATCCATCACTGAAAATTGGCGAAGGAAGACATAGGAGCATTTACAAAGGTCTCCTGCGTCATACCCAGGTGGCTATAAAGGTGCTACATCATTATAGCATGGAAGAACCCTTAGGATTTCAACATGAG ATTGATATATTCAGTACGTTGAGGCATCCCAATCTTATCACACTAATTGGATCCTGCCAAGAAGCTTGTGCTCTCATCTATGAGTATCTTCCCAAGGGAAGCCTTGAAGATCGACTTAGATGCAAGAATGGTACTCCCCCACTATCATGGCAAACTCGAATAAGAATAGCCACAGAGTTGTGCTCTGTCCTCATCTTTCTTCATTCCTCCAAACCTACTGGCATAGTACACGGTGATTTGACGCCGGCCAATATCCTCCTTGATGACAACTTCTGTAGCAAACTTAGTGACTTTGGAATCTGTCATCTACTACCTCATGATCAAAGTTCAAAGAAAACAACACTAGGGACTTTTGCGTACATGGATCCTGAGTTCCTTTCAACAGCAGAGCTTACTTTAAAGTCAGATGTTTATTCATTTGGGATCATATTATTGCAGTTGTTGACTGGAAGGCCAGCCTTAAGAATAACAAACGACATGCAACATGCAATAGATGCCGGTAAGCTGAAAGAGCTCCTGGATGCTTTGGCTGGAGATTGGCCATTTGAGCAGGCTGAACAGTTGGCTTACTTGGCATTGAGGTGTTGTGCTCTGACGCAAAAGAGCCGGCCAGACCTCCAGTCTGAGGTCTGGACTCTACTTGAACCAATGAGGGCTTCATGTGGAGGCTCATCCTCAATCCGGTTGGGATATGAAGAGCCTCCTGAACCTCCTCGGTATCTTATTTGTCCCATCTCCCAT GAAGTCATGAGACATCCATATGTGGCAGCAGATGGTTATACTTATGAAGGAGAGGCTTTTAGAAAATGGCTGGAAAGTGGTCATGATACTTCACCCATCACAAATCTTAAGCTTGAACACTGCAATCTTGTTCCCAACCATGCTCTGCGTTCTGCCGTTCAGGAGTGTTGGAACAAGCATTGA
- the LOC133864303 gene encoding U-box domain-containing protein 33-like encodes MEDMLYVAMGDSVKKNKSILIWALQNSGGKKMCIIHINQPATVIPMMGTKFPASSMKEKEVRAYRQIERQNKQKILDEYCRICGKMGVRPEVIHSDMDCIEKGIVELISQRGIRKLVMGAAADKHYSKKMIDLKSQKAIYVRLHTPPSCRIQFICKGYLIHTREGVLDEADVEVRSSQNSKPGSLNHLMTQSGGQNIGAAPSNAGRVSFYSESIASIDYTRGSRTDVSSLDGTEDPSTPKRRLDAQRGSDGCVESSTRYRPGSSYSTCSSSREVDTARNPSVRSEGTDNWLQSIELPHSNENLHHSSPPSVLDGSIDDTLYAKLDQAMEDAENARREAFQESERCGKAKKDAVEAMRRAQVSESLYSEEVKQRKETQEALAKEKEEIQKVKTQLNQVMEELQNALEKQSSLESQITESDEMVKGLELRMASAMELLQTYKKERDEFEAERDNAQKKAEELRRKQGEASSTKTPQFFSELLFSEIEEATRNSDPSLKIGEGRHGSIYKGLLRQTQVAIKMLHPHNLQDPSGLQHEVDTLRKLRHPNLVTLIGSCEEAHALIYEYLPNGTLEDRLSCKDNTPPLSWQTRICIATELCSALIFLHSYTPVSILHGDLTPAKVLLDANFISKLCDFGNCPPPSLDQSLKDNNITLCWRTELKGTTIAYLDPEFLLTGELTLKSDVYSFGIILLQLLTGRPPLGIAKELQFALDAGKLKTLLDPLAGDWPFEQAEQLAHLALRCCEMYRTNRPDLSSDVWTVLEPMRVSYGGSYSSSYLSSQEHSEPPSYFLCPISQEVMHDPHLAADGFTYEAKALSEWFDGGHTTSPMTNLKLEHCNLLPNHALRSAIQEWQQRH; translated from the exons ATGGAAGATATGTTATATGTTGCGATGGGAGACAGCGTGAAAAAGAACAAATCAATCTTGATATGGGCATTACAGAACTCTGGAGGAAAAAAGATGTGCATCATTCACATTAATCAGCCTGCAACCGTGATCCCCATGA TGGGAACAAAATTTCCAGCAAGCTCAATGAAGGAAAAGGAAGTCAGGGCATACCGGCAAATTGAAAGGCAAAACAAGCAGAAAATCCTGGATGAGTATTGTCGTATCTGTGGGAAAATGGGG GTACGGCCAGAAGTAATACACTCTGATATGGACTGTATTGAGAAGGGGATTGTGGAACTCATCTCCCAGCGTGGGATCAGGAAGCTTGTTATGGGAGCAGCAGCAGACAAGCACTACTCAAA GAAAATGATAGACCTCAAATCTCAAAAGGCCATCTACGTGCGCCTACACACACCTCCGTCCTGTCGCATACAATTTATCTGCAAGGGATACCTCATCCACACCAG GGAAGGTGTTTTAGATGAAGCTGATGTAGAGGTTAGATCAAGTCAAAACTCGAAACCTGGATCATTAAACCACTTGATGACACAATCTGGGGGGCAAAACATTGGCGCAGCCCCCAGCAATGCAGGTCGAGTTTCATTCTACAGTGAAAGTATTGCCAGTATTGACTATACCAGAGGAAGCAGAACAGACGTTTCTTCCCTTGATGGTACTGAAGACCCCTCAACTCCAAAGAGAAGGTTGGATGCACAAAGGGGTTCTGATGGATGTGTTGAATCTTCAACGAGGTATCGTCCCGGTTCGAGTTATTCAACATGCTCGTCTAGTAGAGAGGTTGACACAGCTCGGAATCCATCTGTTAGGTCTGAGGGGACTGACAATTGGTTACAGTCAATTGAGCTTCCTCACTCCAATGAGAATCTTCATCATTCATCCCCTCCCAGTGTACTG GATGGAAGTATAGATGACACTCTTTATGCTAAACTGGACCAAGCCATGGAAGATGCTGAAAATGCGAGGCGAGAAGCATTTCAAGAGTCAGAAAGGTGTGGCAAAGCCAAAAAGGATGCAGTTGAGGCTATGCGCAGG GCTCAAGTTTCAGAAAGCTTATACTCTGAGGAGgtgaaacaaagaaaagaaactcagGAAGCTCtagcaaaagaaaaggaagaaattcAAAAGGTGAAAACCCAGCTGAACCAAGTCATGGAAGAACTCCAGAATGCTTTAGAAAAACAATCATCACTTGAGAGCCAAATTACAGAATCTGACGAGATGGTAAAGGGTTTGGAACTGAGGATGGCCTCTGCTATGGAACTGTTGCAAACGTACAAAAAAGAACGGGATGAGTTTGAGGCAGAGCGTGATAATGCACAAAAAAAAGCTGAAGAGCTGAGAAGAAAACAAGGAGAGGCCTCAAGCACAAAAACACCTCAATTCTTCTCAGAGCTCTTGTTCTCGGAGATTGAAGAAGCGACTCGGAACAGTGATCCGTCCCTTAAAATTGGAGAAGGAAGACATGGGAGCATTTATAAAGGTCTCTTGCGTCAAACCCAGGTGGCTATAAAAATGCTACACCCTCATAACTTGCAAGACCCCTCAGGATTACAACATGAG GTTGATACATTGAGAAAGTTGAGGCATCCCAATCTTGTCACGCTGATTGGATCCTGTGAAGAAGCTCATGCTCTCATCTATGAGTATCTTCCCAACGGAACCCTTGAAGATCGACTCAGCTGCAAGGACAACACTCCCCCATTGTCATGGCAAACTCGAATATGCATTGCCACAGAGTTGTGCTCTGCCCTCATCTTTCTTCATTCTTATACTCCTGTCAGCATATTACATGGTGATTTGACACCTGCCAAGGTTCTCCTTGATGCCAACTTCATTAGCAAACTCTGTGACTTTGGAAACTGCCCGCCACCATCTCTTGATCAAAGTCTAAAAGACAACAATATAACACTGTGCTGGAGAACTGAGCTAAAGGGCACTACTATTGCATACCTTGATCCCGAGTTTCTCCTTACAGGAGAGCTTACTTTAAAGTCAGATGTCTATTCATTTGGAATCATATTGTTGCAGTTGCTGACTGGAAGGCCACCACTGGGGATAGCAAAGGAATTGCAATTTGCATTAGATGCTGGAAAGTTAAAAACCCTCTTGGATCCTTTGGCTGGAGATTGGCCATTTGAGCAAGCTGAACAGTTGGCTCACTTGGCTTTAAGGTGTTGTGAAATGTATCGAACGAACCGACCAGACCTTAGTtcagatgtctggacggttcTTGAACCAATGCGGGTTTCGTACGGAGGCTCATACTCATCATCCTACCTGAGTTCTCAAGAGCACTCTGAACCTCCTTCATATTTCCTTTGTCCCATCTCCCAG